Below is a genomic region from Brassica oleracea var. oleracea cultivar TO1000 chromosome C9, BOL, whole genome shotgun sequence.
TCGCGCGGAAACGCAGATCAAGTTCTAGTTAGTATTAAAATATATGAAGGTAAAAACATAAAAACAAGAAAGTTACTTTTTATAAAAAAAATTATTAAATATAAAATTAAAGTAATTTAATTAACTGTAAAATAAAATTTTAAAATATAACCTGTCACATGGTTTTCAATAAAGTTGTTAAATATGAAAACTTTTGTAGATACAATATATATTAATGATTTATATTTTGAAGCACTTAATATTTTTTTTAAACATTACTTTTTGAAAAAGTGGAAAGAGTATAATCATTAACGATTTAAAACTAATCACCCTTAATTAATGGGCTTCACATGTCTTTACCAAATTCCTAAGCTTTTTCTGGAGCTAAAAAAATTAACATACATGCAAAAATCAAGGTCTTCTTCCTTTTCTCGAGAAACTTAGTTGCAGGTGTATTTATAAAGAGTTAAAAAAACGGAGCTTTCTTGTTTGGTTCCGTCTGACTTTTCCAGATCCCTCTCTCTTCTGAGACGTGTCTGAAACTTTTCAAGAAATAATAGTATTCGTCTTCGTTTATTATATATAAATATATGAAATATATATATATATATCTTCGTTTAAGAGTGATACTCGGTTTAAACTTCAAAGATTTAAATCAGATAATCTCAAAAGTCCATTAACTAACATCGATGGATAACGTGACATTCTCAACTTCGTTTTAGCTCTGTTTTATTTTGTCTTAAAATCAAGTTTCTGTGGAGTGATGAAAATGGTAGATAAAACTGATGAAGAAAAGCATTTTTCTTGGTGTTATTTTCCTTTACATCTGCCATTGCTGTTTGTTTTTGTAACAGTAATTCCATTTGTAGCTTTCCTCTGTTTCTTAAGCTTTTATGGTTTCTCCTCTCTCCTAGTGACCATGGCAATCTTGTTCATCTCTACTTTTGTTTTCCTTCTGAGATTTTTCAAGAAAAAAACAAGAGACTATTTGGTTGATCTATCTCAAAATGAAGTCGATGCTAGTGTTGATGCTGTTGCTAATGATAATTATGATATTGAGGAGGAGGATGAAGATGGTCTCATTGAGATTCTTCTTGTGAGTGAAGAAGCAGAGACTATAGGGGCAATGAGGAACATTAATCAGAGTCGACAGAGAATTAGGGTTGATGAAGATGAACAAGAAGAGATAG
It encodes:
- the LOC106313095 gene encoding uncharacterized protein LOC106313095 — translated: MKMVDKTDEEKHFSWCYFPLHLPLLFVFVTVIPFVAFLCFLSFYGFSSLLVTMAILFISTFVFLLRFFKKKTRDYLVDLSQNEVDASVDAVANDNYDIEEEDEDGLIEILLVSEEAETIGAMRNINQSRQRIRVDEDEQEEIDDVIMEEDNLIEIDISIGSIKRRSK